Proteins found in one Aspergillus puulaauensis MK2 DNA, chromosome 8, nearly complete sequence genomic segment:
- a CDS encoding dienelactone hydrolase (COG:Q;~EggNog:ENOG410Q2HH;~InterPro:IPR032710), with protein MSKLLQSIRRRSSTHRPKPSSPRRLYVVSDTPAFDSASIRRLEAEGFAVEYLPFQAQSADANRDRRELERILHEREDDLEPGERYAVMAYNRPAYLILLSHHQQTSTNPFPRLCALVAFYPDTPEAVLKELPSQPRLPPSTTAASTSNSAAFETLPVLQIQIHLAGSQNQCSALWDDTNKRHRCHLHFYPESEPGFAEYHSSPVYDRVSSRLAWSRALECLKFGFGWPGGGGNWEAPEPELVWEGYWRNIYESATRQFQPTSTPDMLHLMVGGGAGDPDFDQQASVNCLPSGIGGSSPTDIASFYSSEFIPSGPPSQHIRLLTRTAGPDRVVDELLLTFEHTEEIPWLLPDVPPTGRFVRIPIVMTANFLAGKIARHNIYWDQASVLVQIGLLDPCLIPSGFNTIGPNREGNSAVERMPVVGEEAVERVLT; from the exons ATGTCTAAACTACTTCAGTCgatccgccgccgcagctccACGCATCGGCCGAAACCCTCATCCCCGCGTCGGCTTTATGTCGTCTCCGACACGCCCGCCTTTGATAGCGCCTCCATCCGCCGTTTAGAGGCCGAGGGGTTCGCGGTTGAATATCTCCCTTTTCAGGCGCAAAGTGCAGATGCCAACCGGGATCGCAGGGAGCTAGAGCGCATCCTCCATGAACGAGAGGATGACCTAGAGCCCGGAGAGAGGTATGCGGTTATGG CGTACAACCGCCCCGCATATCTCATACTCCTCTCGCATCACCAGCAAACGAGCACAAACCCCTTCCCGCGTCTCTGCGCGTTGGTTGCATTCTATCCAGACACCCCGGAAGCTGTGCTCAAGGAATTGCCTTCGCAGCCCCGGCTtccaccatcaacaacagcggcATCGACCTCGAATTCCGCCGCATTTGAAACACTCCCGGtgctccagatccagatccaccTGGCCGGATCCCAGAACCAGTGCTCCGCGCTCTGGGACGATACTAACAAGCGGCACCGCTGCCATTTGCATTTCTACCCAGAGTCCGAGCCAGGATTTGCCGAGTACCACTCATCCCCAGTCTACGACCGCGTTAGCTCACGGCTGGCATGGAGTCGAGCATTGGAGTGTTTGAAATTCGGGTTTGGGTGGCCTGGCGGTGGGGGTAATTGGGAGGCGCCTGAGCCAGAACTTGTGTGGGAAGGATATTGGCGGAATATATATGAATCAGCGACTCGGCAGTTCCAGCCCACTTCAACGCCGGACATGCTCCATTTGATGGTTGGCGGGGGCGCCGGGGATCCTGATTTCGACCAGCAGGCAAGTGTGAATTGTCTTCCTTCTGGCATTGGAG GATCGTCACCAACCGATATTGCATCCTTCTATTCCTCAGAGTTTATCCCGTCCGGTCCACCCTCTCAGCATATTCGGCTGCTTACTCGCACCGCGGGCCCAGACCGTGTTGTGGATGAGCTCCTGCTCACCTTTGAACATACGGAGGAGATACCATGGTTGCTACCCGATGTGCCGCCAACTGGGCGCTTTGTCCGTATTCCCATCGTTATGACGGCCAACTTCTTAGCCGGAAAGATCGCCCGGCACAATATTTACTGGGATCAAGCAAGCGTACTGGTGCAGATTGGACTTTTAGACCCCTGTCTTATCCCATCTGGATTTAATACCATAGGACCGAATCGCGAGGGAAATAGCGCCGTTGAACGAATGCCAGTTGTGGGCGAGGAAGCTGTTGAGCGCGTTCTCACTTGA
- the fmn1 gene encoding riboflavin kinase (BUSCO:EOG092659OC;~COG:H;~EggNog:ENOG410PQKB;~InterPro:IPR015865,IPR023465,IPR023468;~PFAM:PF01687;~go_function: GO:0008531 - riboflavin kinase activity [Evidence IEA];~go_process: GO:0009231 - riboflavin biosynthetic process [Evidence IEA]) — translation MPSSAPRPPVSGPDSGPETPFPIRFSGPVIKGFGRGSKELGIPTANIPVDGLEEALPKELGVGVYYGVAALDPATDPSSGDGQGGNEAKTPILPAVLSIGYNPYYKNTTRSIEIHILPSLTSPSPTAPEEQKVRFHKLPDFYGTKLNLLMLGYIRPEYDYVSAEALIEDIRVDCEVARASLLRGAYRVYLDGEGDEGDEKVREQRAWLRAF, via the exons atgccGTCCTCAGCTCCCCGCCCTCCGGTCTCAGGCCCAGACTCCGGCCCCGAAACCCCATTCCCCATCCGCTTCTCGGGGCCTGTGATCAAGGGTTTTGGACGAGGGAGTAAAGAG CTAGGCATCCCGACAGCGAACATCCCTGTTGACGGATTAGAGGAGGCCCTCCCGAAAGAATTGGGGGTAGGCGTTTACTACGGCGTTGCTGCGCTGGACCCAGCTACGGACCCTTCATCTGGGGACGGACAAGGAGGAAATGAAGCAAAGACGCCGATTCTCCCCGCCGTCCTGAGCATCGGCTATAACCCCTACTACAAGAACACGACGCGCTCAATT gaaatccacatcctcccaTCCCTCACATCCCCTTCACCAACTGCGCCCGAAGAACAAAAAGTCCGCTTCCACAAGCTCCCCGACTTCTACGGCACGAAACTCAATCTGCTGATGCTGGGGTATATCCGGCCCGAATACGACTACGTCTCCGCGGAAGCCCTCATTGAGGATATCCGGGTTGACTGCGAGGTCGCGAGGGCGAGTTTGCTGCGCGGTGCGTATAGGGTTTACTTAGATGGGGAGGGGGATGAGGGGGACGAGAAAGTGAGGGAGCAGAGGGCTTGGTTGAGGGCGTTTTGA
- the ERT1_2 gene encoding Zn(II)2Cys6 transcription factor domain-containing protein (COG:K;~EggNog:ENOG410PGKG;~InterPro:IPR036864,IPR001138;~go_function: GO:0000981 - DNA-binding transcription factor activity, RNA polymerase II-specific [Evidence IEA];~go_function: GO:0008270 - zinc ion binding [Evidence IEA];~go_process: GO:0006355 - regulation of transcription, DNA-templated [Evidence IEA]) has protein sequence MKMDADQSATALPTKHNGADKELATAIGERAEQPPKTNANANGDDQTTTSQKPNPKDPSRPRRKKARRACFACQRAHLTCGDERPCQRCIKRGLQDACHDGVRKKAKYLHDAPDGALMPGAAGNNFYNNSSIPNSISNPVNAAASTQNSGANFYPTPQSNYNMYQENPIAHQNAFPSQSPVSPTFSLKTNPAHRNSTSAPNNNNNPALTSSIPQPSTTGVSNASNQSQNPFAGPFFDPSDPALFNFDLSSMNFENRYGALEFGMLGHMATGAGDSPDSGTHRGSMGRSGSTQFASTPITGTATFGESPQTQQPFMFGDPLLNEWPSGQTSGQPHVNVGVYPQSSQGNVIPGHLTKPDAPHAFAIESGPTNFTSPGAAASPQMTNTGYEEPSAFNNVVPKSNGLPVNGQQRPPTISTPSLKHHTLQTSKRRQRNPSAVYENVREPYAYTSRFHNLTAFIQRRFSPQKTLQIAKALASIRPSFIATTKTLNRDDLIFMEKCFQRTLWEYEDFINACGTPTIVCRRTGEVAAVGKEFSILTGWKKEVLLGKEPNLNVNTGGSSAANSRNVTPRGSSEGAAGRPHPVFLAELLDDDSVVEFYEDFARLAFGDSRGSVTTRCKLLKYKTKEDMETAQSDDSSQRWNNHLRKGGIANEAGMNQLGFKDGKVECAYCWTVKRDVFDIPMLIVMNFLPCI, from the exons ATGAAGATGGATGCAGACCAGAGCGCCACAGCTCTCCCGACAAAACATAATGGGGCCGATAAAGAACTCGCGACAGCGATCGGAGAGCGTGCCGAGCAACCGCCCAAGACTAACGCGAATGCGAATGGCGATGATCAGACCACCACTAGCCAGAAACCGAACCCAAAAGATCCTTCAAGGCctcggaggaagaaggcgcgACGCGCATGTTTTGCCTGTCAGCGAGCGCATTTGACATGCG GTGACGAGAGACCGTGTCAACGCTGCATCAAACGTGGACTTCAAGATGCCTGCCACGACGGTGTGCGCAAGAAAGCAAAGTACTTGCACGATGCCCCGGATGGCGCGCTGATGCCAGGAGCCGCTGGAAATAATTTTTACAACAATTCATCAATTCCTAACAGCATTTCTAACCCGGTCAATGCTGCCGCGAGTACCCAGAACTCAGGCGCGAATTTCTATCCCACACCCCAGTCGAACTACAACATGTACCAGGAAAACCCCATCGCTCACCAAAATGCATTTCCGTCGCAATCCCCAGTTTCCCCAACGTTCAGCTTAAAAACAAACCCGGCCCATCGAAATAGCACATCCGCACCtaataacaataataatCCTGCTTTGACATCTTCAATACCCCAGCCGTCGACAACCGGTGTATCAAATGCCTcaaaccagagccagaatccGTTCGCCGGTCCCTTCTTCGACCCCAGTGATCCTGCGCTCTTCAATTTTGATCTATCGAGTATGAACTTTGAAAATCGTTACGGTGCGCTGGAATTTGGCATGCTCGGACACATGGCCACTGGCGCTGGAGACTCTCCAGATTCAGGCACGCATAGAGGATCGATGGGCCGCAGCGGTTCGACGCAGTTTGCGTCCACGCCCATCACGGGGACTGCTACTTTTGGGGAAAGCCCCCAGACGCAACAGCCTTTCATGTTCGGTGATCCTCTCTTAAATGAGTGGCCGAGCGGTCAGACCTCGGGCCAGCCGCACGTGAACGTCGGCGTTTACCCGCAATCCAGCCAGGGTAATGTGATTCCAGGGCATTTGACCAAGCCTGATGCGCCTCATGCATTTGCGATTGAAAGCGGGCCGACCAACTTCACAAGCCCGGGTGCGGCGGCCAGCCCGCAGATGACCAATACTGGATACGAAGAGCCGAGCGCGTTTAATAATGTCGTCCCAAAATCCAACGGGCTACCCGTGAATGGACAACAGCGTCCGCCGACCATCTCGACACCGAGCTTGAAGCACCACACTTTACAAACAAGTAAACGACGCCAGCGCAACCCATCGGCGGTTTACGAAAACGTTAGGGAACCGTATGCATACACCAGTCGCTTCCACAATTTGACGGCGTTCATCCAGCGACGCTTTTCACCGCAGAAGACGTTGCAAATTGCAAAAGCACTAGCGTCTATTCGACCGTCGTTTATTGCGACGACCAAAACTCTGAACCGAGACGATCTTATCTTCATGGAGAAATGCTTCCAACGAACCCTATGGGAGTACGAGGATTTCATCAACGCGTGCGGTACGCCAACCATCGTTTGTCGTCGCACAGGGGAAGTCGCTGCTGTCGGGAAAGAGTTCAGTATTCTGACCGGATGGAAGAAGGAGGTGTTGTTAGGCAAGGAGCCCAATTTAAACGTCAACACAGGCGGCTCATCAGCTGCTAATTCACGCAACGTCACGCCACGAGGGTCCAGTGAAGGCGCAGCTGGCCGTCCACATCCAGTGTTCTTGGCCGAGCTGCTTGACGACGATAGTGTGGTAGAATTCTACGAGGATTTCGCGCGACTGGCATTTGGCGATTCACGCGGTAGCGTGACAACGAGATGCAAGCTGCTCAAATATAAAACGAAAGAGGATATGGAGACAGCGCAGTCGGATGACAGCAGCCAGCGGTGGAACAATCACCTGCGCAAGGGAGGTATTGCAAATGAGGCCGGGATGAACCAGTTAGGTTTCAAGGACGGCAAAGTCGAATGCGCATACTGCTGGACAGTCAAGCGCGATGTGTTCGACATACCCATGTTAATAGTGATGAAC TTTTTACCCTGTATTTGA
- a CDS encoding MFS transporter (COG:G;~EggNog:ENOG410PHC0;~InterPro:IPR005829,IPR020846,IPR011701,IPR036259;~PFAM:PF07690;~TransMembrane:11 (o131-155i167-187o199-216i228-249o287-308i355-382o402-421i451-470o476-500i512-533o539-561i);~go_component: GO:0016021 - integral component of membrane [Evidence IEA];~go_function: GO:0022857 - transmembrane transporter activity [Evidence IEA];~go_process: GO:0055085 - transmembrane transport [Evidence IEA]), producing MSVPQQVDLTPRAGSAQSSSDRQYSGSEKSAEADIELENPDDATEGGFAPIKPATTADHSHLQRQNSTASRPVERSWSLNDGYSCNNQLDDEAAAGGPHGAEATDSSSEFVVRWDENDPMNPRNFNKIRRWIIVLVCSTGSLCVTCTSSMYTLTYDQIMVEFGCSRIVATLGLSFFIWGLGLGPLVLAPLSEFYGRRNIYIASFSLFLIWLIPCAVARNIQTMIVSRFFNGLAGSAFLSVAGGTVGDLFNRHELSAPMMIYTSSPFIGPELGPLIGGFINQFTTWRWVFYCLLIWSGTLLGLLITLVPETYHPVLLKRKAERLRKETGDDRWQAPIEKMDRSVGRTVGQSLYRPFLLLTLEPMCLNLCIFSAILLGIIYLFFGAFQLVFLNVYGMELYQRGLVFLGLFVGMVFAISSDPFWRRVYAKLEAKHEGAVGIMDDFQPEWRLPPAILGGPLVTIGLFIFAWTIYPHVHWVVPLIGSAFFGAGTVLVYQGIFSFLVDAYPTYAASALAANSFARSSAGGIFPLFGIQMYNRLGYHWATSLLAFLTLVMAPFPYIFFRYGSRIRKKSRFARW from the exons ATGTCCGTACCTCAACAAGTGGACCTCACCCCGCGTGCGGGGAGCGCCCAGTCATCCTCAGACCGACAATATTCGGGCAGCGAGAAAAGCGCTGAAGCAGATATTGAGCTGGAAAATCCCGATGATGCAACGGAGGGTGGGTTTGCGCCGATTAAACCGGCAACGACGGCGGATCATAGCCACTTACAAAGACAGAACAGCACTGCATCTCGGCCCGTCGAACGAAGTTGGTCACTGAATGACGGATATAGCTGCAACAATCAATTGGACGATGAAGCGGCTGCGGGTGGACCTCACGGCGCGGAGGCAACCGACTCGTCCTCTGAGTTCGTGGTGCGTTGGGATGAAAATGATCCAATGAACCCGCGGAATTTCAATAAGATCAGAAGATGGATTATCGTACTTGTTTGCTCAACGGGGTCTCTTTGTGT GACATGCACTTCGTCGATGTATACACTCACGTATGATCAGATTATGGTCGAGTTCGGCTGCTCGCGCATAGTTGCGACGCTCGGCCTGTCTTTCTTCATTTGGGGTTTAGGTCTCGGCCCACTCGTTTTAGCACCGTTGTCAGAG TTTTATGGCCGCAGGAACATATATatcgcctccttctcactTTTCCTAATATGGCTCATTCCTTGTGCCGTTGCACGCAACATACAAACCATGATTGTGTCTCGCTTTTTCAACGGTCTTGCCGGTAGTGCTTTCCTCAGTGTGGCGGGTGGCACTGTTGGTGATTTATTCAATCGACATGAGCTTAGTGCGCCGATGATGATCTATACAAGCTCACCGTTTATTGGCCCTGAGCTTGGTCCATT AATTGGTGGATTTATCAACCAGTTTACTACATG GCGCTGGGTGTTTTACTGCCTATTAATTTGGTCTGGCACATTGCTTGGGCTTCTGATTACTCTGGTCCCCGAGACGTACCACCCCGT GCTATTGAAGCGAAAAGCAGAACGACTGCGGAAAGAGACTGGGGATGATCGGTGGCAGGCTCCAATTGAGAAAATGGACCGGTCCGTTGGGAGGACTGTTGGGCAATCCCTTTATAGGCCATTCCTCCTGCTGACCTTGGAGCCGATGTGCTTGAATCTTTGCATATTTTCTGCCATTCTTCTAGGCATCATTTACCTGTTTTTCGGTGCGTTTCAACTGGTGTTTTTAAATGTTTATGGAATGGAGCTCTACCAGCGAGGCCTCGTCTTTTTGGGCCTCTTCGTGGGCATGGTCTTTGCTATTTCATCCGATCCATTTTGGCGCCGAGTCTACGCCAAGTTGGAAGCAAAGCATGAGGGGGCCGTGGGAATTATGGACGACTTTCAGCCAGAGTGGCGGCTGCCTCCCG CCATTCTTGGAGGTCCGCTGGTTACGATAGGGCTCTTCATTTTCGCTTGGACCATATATCCGCATGTCCATTGGGTGGTGCCGCTTATTGGCAGTGCGTTTTTTGGGGCGGG CACGGTTCTCGTGTATCAGGGCATTTTTTCATTCCTGGTCGATGCATATCCCACGTATGCTGCAAGCGCACTCGCAGCGAACAGCTTTGCGCGTTCATCTGCTGGCGGGATATTCCCTCTCTTTGGCATACAAA TGTACAACCGACTAGGTTATCACTGGGCGACCTCACTATTGGCCTTTCTGACATTGGTAATGGCACCATTTCC GTATATATTTTTCCGATATGGTAGCCGGatccggaagaagagccgatTTGCTAGGTGGTAA
- the pmr1 gene encoding Ca(2+)/Mn(2+)-transporting P-type ATPase PMR1 (COG:P;~EggNog:ENOG410PIJI;~InterPro:IPR006068,IPR018303,IPR023298,IPR023299, IPR001757,IPR004014,IPR036412,IPR008250,IPR023214;~PFAM:PF00689,PF13246,PF00122,PF00690,PF00702;~TransMembrane:8 (i95-113o119-135i352-371o377-406i912-933o953-971i992-1012o1024-1040i);~go_component: GO:0016021 - integral component of membrane [Evidence IEA];~go_function: GO:0000166 - nucleotide binding [Evidence IEA]) produces MSRSATPALPFHNAQAAGSRSPSTAPVGARPNAAPSASTATYSQLDPQETADRLQTSITHGLTPTEAEIRYLRDGPNELPHEEPEPLWLRFLKQFKETLILLLLASAAVSFFMGNYDDAVSIALAVTIVVTVGFVQEYRSEKSLEALNRLVPHHAHLIRDVASNLPPIVHPTPAVPDEEFEMRELRNKSPNSNSVSAAVKASSTVPAAELVPGDLVLFTVGDRIPADIRITAATDLTIDESNLTGENEPVVKYPDAIRNQKNLSTPTPKIVSPPRSPFYDAPASGAVGADIRLNEQHNIAFMGTLVRSGYGQGIVIGTGAKTEFGSISASLQEIESPRTPLQLSMDRLGQELSYISFGVIALIVVVGLIQGRKLLDMFTIGVSLAVAAIPEGLPIIVTVTLALGVLRMASRGAIMRRLPSVETLGSVNVVCSDKTGTLTLNHMTVTKMWHFDCPEPFEVHNDISSLTPGPAARTILRIGNIANNARLSRVHANSPATASSAAVLSSTDDSASGSMKSRWVGQPTDVAVLDLLDVLGEDDVRDRICARVAETPFSSERKWMGVIIGSGTSGDPSPLTGGPSMAYIKGALEQVLARCDTYLTRDGQEVILDERRRQAVRQAAEHMASEGLRVLSFASGAVRENRGRALGSRSGTPNSKVSSGDEDDRYSGLVFAGLVGMNDPPRKDVHKAIRRLMAGGVRLIMITGDAETTAVAIAKKLGMPIPENPGVQNVLNGQEIDRMSTSELSLALSSVSIFARTSPDHKMKIVRALQSRGDVVAMTGDGVNDAPALKKADIGIAMGKLGTDVAKEAADMILTDDDFSTILRAIEQGKGIFYNIQNFITFQLSTSVAALSLVLLSTTLGFKNPLNAMQILWINILMDGPPAQSLGVEPVDPSIMNRPPRPKSARVLTKPLIQRVLMSALMIMLGTLAIYIYEMGDDDDVHTGKRSRIVTAHDTTMTFTCFVLFDMFNALTCRSESKSVLRGEIRVFGNKMFNYAVLGSLAGQACVIYLPFLQRVFQTEPLNLAHLFKLVCISSTVFWVDEGRKYYQMLQRRRAVGVGYSVNV; encoded by the exons ATGTCAAGGTCCGCTACGCCTGCGCTACCTTTTCATAAtgcccaggctgctggtTCGAGATCCCCATCGACTGCGCCTGTAGGAGCGCGGCCGAATGCTGCACCTTCC GCATCGACCGCGACCTACTCGCAGCTAGACCCTCAGGAGACCGCAGATCGCTTACAGACCTCCATCACTCATGGTCTCACCCCGACGGAGGCGGAAATACGTTACTTAAGGGATGGCCCAAATGAGCTACCACACGAGGAACCGGAGCCTTTATGGCTCCGATTCCTGAAGCAGTTCAAAGAGACCCTaatccttctccttctcgcctCTGCAGCGGTTTCCTTCTTTATGGGGAATTATGACGATGCCGTCAGTATTGCCTTAGCAGTTACAATAGTGGTCACGGTTGGGTTTGTTCAGGAATATCGGTCAGAAAAGTCCCTGGAAGCTCTTAATCGTCTAGTTCCACACCATGCCCACTTGATACGCGACGTCGCGTCCAATCTTCCTCCGATAGTTCACCCAACCCCGGCAGTCCCGGACGAAGAATTCGAGATGCGTGAGCTTCGTAACAAGAGTCCGAACTCGAACTCGGTTTCAGCGGCTGTCAAGGCCTCAAGTACCGTGCCAGCCGCTGAGTTAGTGCCAGGGGACCTGGTTTTGTTCACAGTTGGAGACCGTATTCCCGCCGACATTAGGATTACTGCCGCTACGGACCTGACTATTGATGAATCGAACTTGACTGGCGAAAACGAACCTGTTGTGAAATATCCCGACGCCATCCGCAATCAAAAGAATCTTTCGACGCCAACCCCCAAAATCGTGAGCCCACCACGGTCGCCATTCTATGACGCCCCTGCCAGCGGTGCTGTCGGTGCGGATATACGTCTGAATGAACAGCACAACATTGCGTTTATGGGGACTTTGGTTCGGTCTGGATATGGCCAGGGAATCGTCATAGGCACGGGTGCAAAGACGGAGTTCGGTAGTATCTCAGCTTCCCTACAGGAAATTGAGAGCCCGCGTACGCCGTTACAGTTATCGATGGATCGCTTGGGCCAAGAGCTCAGTTATATTTCGTTTGGAGTCATCGCTttgattgttgttgtaggCTTGATTCAAGGCCGAAAACTTCTAGACATGTTCACCATTGGAGTTTCGCTTGCGGTTGCGGCTATTCCGGAAGGTCTTCCAATTATTGTCACCGTTACTCTCGCGCTCGGTGTACTCCGGATGGCCTCGAGAGGAGCTATCATGCGGCGGCTTCCGAGTGTTGAGACTCTCGGTTCAGTGAATGTCGTTTGCAGCGATAAAACCGGAACGCTCACGCTCAACCACATGACAGTTACTAAAATGTGGCACTTCGACTGTCCTGAACCATTTGAGGTACATAATGACATTTCTTCATTAACCCCTGGACCAGCAGCTCGCACTATTTTGCGGATTGGTAACATTGCCAACAATGCCCGGCTATCGCGTGTGCATGCGAACTCGCCTGCTACCGCGTCCTCTGCTGCGGTGCTATCTTCCACGGACGATAGCGCGTCAGggtcgatgaagagcagGTGGGTTGGTCAGCCAACTGATGTTGCTGTTTTGGATTTACTTGATGTTCTCGGGGAAGATGATGTGCGGGACCGCATATGCGCGCGGGTTGCCGAGACTCCGTTCAGCTCCGAACGCAAGTGGATGGGGGTAATCATTGGAAGTGGAACATCTGGTGATCCATCGCCTTTGACGGGAGGACCTAGCATGGCTTACATCAAAGGTGCATTAGAACAGGTATTGGCGCGTTGTGATACGTACCTCACAAGGGACGGCCAGGAGGTTATATTGGACGAACGGAGGCGCCAGGCTGTGCGCCAAGCCGCGGAGCATATGGCGTCCGAAGGGCTGAGGGTCCTATCCTTTGCGAGTGGTGCCGTGAGGGAGAACAGAGGTAGGGCACTCGGAAGTAGATCCGGTACCCCCAACTCAAAGGTCAGTTCCGGGGACGAAGATGATCGCTACAGCGGCTTGGTCTTTGCAGGGCTGGTAGGCATGAACGACCCTCCTCGTAAAGATGTTCACAAGGCAATTCGCCGTCTTATGGCTGGCGGCGTACGGCTCATCATGATAACGGGTGATGCCGAAACCACGGCTGTCGCAATtgcgaagaagcttggaATGCCGATACCTGAAAATCCAGGGGTGCAGAATGTCCTCAACGGACAAGAAATCGACCGGATGAGCACTTCGGAGTTGTCTCTGGCTTTATCGTCGGTTTCGATTTTTGCGCGTACCAGTCCGGATCACAAGATGAAAATTGTGCGCGCACTTCAGTCCCGAGGCGATGTTGTCGCCATGACCGGGGATGGAGTGAACGACGCACCTGCTTTGAAAAAGGCGGATATTGGAATCGCGATGGGCAAACTCGGCACCGACGTTGCTAAAGAAGCAGCCGACATGATTCTCACAGATGATGACTTTTCGACAATTTTGCGGGCCATAGAGCAGGGCAAGGGGATATTTTACAATATCCAGAACTTTATTACTTTCCAGCTAAGCACGAGTGTTGCTGCTCTGAGTCTTGTTTTGCTGAGCACCACCCTGGGATTCAAGAACCCGCTAAACGCAATGCAGATCCTATGGATTA ATATTCTCATGGATGGGCCACCTGCACAGTCTCTCGGCGTAGAGCCCGTGGACCCTTCGATCATGAACCGACCTCCGCGACCTAAGAGTGCCAGAGTACTCACAAAGCCCCTCATCCAGCGGGTTCTCATGTCAGCCTTGATGATCATGCTCGGCACTCTAGCTATATACATCTACGAAatgggtgatgatgatgatgtgcACACGGGAAAGCGATCCCGAATAGTGACAGCCCACGACACCACCATGACTTTTACGTGTTTCGTCTTGTTCGACATGTTCAACGCGTTGACATGCCGCAGCGAGAGTAAATCCGTGCTCCGCGGCGAGATCCGTGTCTTCGGAAACAAGATGTTCAATTATGCCGTTCTTGGCTCTCTGGCCGGCCAGGCGTGTGTCATCTATCTCCCGTTCCTGCAGCGGGTGTTCCAGACGGAGCCATTGAACCTGGCGCATTTATTCAAGCTTGTGTGCATTTCTAGCACTGTCTTTTGGGTTGACGAGGGGCGGAAATACTATCAAATGCTGCAGCGGCGGCGTGCAGTGGGTGTTGGATATAGTGTGAATGTGTAG